A single Anopheles arabiensis isolate DONGOLA chromosome 2, AaraD3, whole genome shotgun sequence DNA region contains:
- the LOC120896001 gene encoding 60S ribosomal protein L19, producing the protein MSSLKLQKRLAASVMRCGKKKVWLDPNEINEIGNTNSRQNIRKLIKDGLIIKKPVVVHSRYRVRKNTIARRKGRHCGYGKRKGTANARMPQKLLWMNRMRVLRRLLKKYREAKKIDRHLYHDLYMRAKGNVFKNKRILIEHIHKRKAEKARSKMLSDQAEAKRTKVREARRRREERIATKRQELLQTIAKEEETAQHVAATGKK; encoded by the exons ATGAG ttCCCTCAAGCTTCAGAAGAGGCTGGCAGCCTCGGTTATGCGATGCGGCAAGAAGAAGGTGTGGTTGGATCCTAATGAAATCAACGAGATTGGAAACACCAACTCGC GACAAAACATTCGCAAACTGATCAAGGATGGTCTGATCATCAAGAAGCCGGTGGTGGTCCACTCGCGTTACCGTGTGCGCAAAAACACGATCGCTCGCCGCAAGGGTCGCCACTGCGGTTATGGTAAGCGAAAGGGTACGGCCAATGCCCGTATGCCCCAGAAGCTGCTCTGGATGAACCGTATGCGTGTGCTGCGTCGTCTGCTGAAGAAGTACCGTGAGGCGAAGAAAATCGACCGTCACCTGTACCACGACCTGTACATGCGTGCGAAGGGTAACGTGTTCAAGAACAAGCGTATCCTGATCGAGCACATCCACAAGAGGAAGGCGGAGAAGGCCCGCTCCAAGATGCTGAGCGATCAGGCCGAAGCCAAGCGTACCAAGGTTCGTGAGGCCCGTCGTCGTCGCGAGGAACGTATTGCCACCAAGCGCCAGGAGCTTCTGCAGACGATCGCTAAGGAAGAGGAGACCGCGCAGCATGTTGCCGCTACTGGAAAGAAATAA
- the LOC120895988 gene encoding uncharacterized protein LOC120895988 isoform X2, producing the protein MVLDTVRNGDGTTTVAALRGPSNTAAGGPVLVRPTSLQPPEKEPVNFQINLIGAPPEVEQLIEHIKSVAEQFLYHWKTFPINLPTPLSSSPGGGFGNGGNAAAPGGGQSVTSLSVAGSGGGSNANIHSTVVSSVNRKTRPINLRDLFIAPPFDELDAVAADGTGEPRLLTNAQLRSLRERGEFEVPSLNFPGQVHRWRLSQFLQKGSERTRDSLLSDLALSARFIVITAKERLTGHFFSVAHAFRALLQGLIKLVDMIVGVPSLLAHNLDNKIKEERCRFLVAELVCRNEYEDCLDSLCSYVRHQLRRATMEKFDVNCNQAQPIPYLYVTPKGQDIDLRLFSKDTMRRALPILVGILEKETRGWFLHFRERLIAELRERKMTDAEIEEEVNDAVMKEYLQRVYTSILSNVELAELGENIPQLLVQQAQSVVIMHKAVDKIQKELKKSREEMEKTLQEQHPVLSRVYPWLRAKLNAGEQAKLSKITWGAHEEALRAAQRLNLHQTVYFLNRDLAFMKEREPVLLKELKNAKTPTRNFQWACRIWSPKSWIIRRSFQGHSEVIPTVICQQATSIVTPRSDPSQPVFLVEKELIRSTSTRWPMWRLLNLFQRTWTWTWNIMFLLGVIVPWCSPLGLRALFCKKPFMADLELSQVNGTLFPRKTSITQTMFSRLMELWRHISKARTHFETEPDTGFIGKGMTRHLNRLYNYFVKGFLGTLVILVLFPLLCFAVSASSLALAVTAPLWMPFITVTLHLYMMLIYDLDCPDESRRNRYCIFLEAVGWNIGIQGLLQPLAAVLVASVICPLIAVLVFFVGIVRYWVRLFWDAATFHLFIKKCGRVPASDSFAVRRIAGPGLALDYYFSIKPEQALAAFEAKMELDELQAYQHSMETIICQPQKDFSQFVEACFGPFSAQLSKSVGPYRQLEREGQDLMTSLHEKLEKRRRDLQTGLTTAVKSRIKLNTMELKIVIQQSAYMLEKFYPSHVIARLSISEEEFWDAKGLSVGDWAGLAGMLYADIFSLDFLTPLSDTDTQFKLEPHAQLDLHRYNEMVQNTSDIMGINGPDLLGNVYAPRGNIQVHSPYLEVSAFNPRSRVMINSRRAEKRNDTTSSGLTTPRVRARRSPMPSPKQKTQSWKPWKRKQQPKHAADKMLIPLPIPHPVHIAISIYNRDSDQPIPIESELCWEILRSIEECQGDQEAIERFRELGDRIDGHHHHHHSHPNRSVGLSVDGLAAIDSSIDSLDSQNSSNSGTKDSMDMIAGATETLPCTNREVTIMMPSQVLGVDDDDDVNVEGNGRGRSDGGAGEMNQHGTTNTTVVIMPSANGSGSVTTATVATGGAGAGGAITPSSVTAAPTHFHWTLRNWGGGNGGQSGAQGNRRRNTSYTYSSATTTSGGAGQLNSGSATNSANDSQLDQIRVDLASPEDISLDTDSSRAMFTAAYGTSV; encoded by the exons ATGGTCCTCGATACGGTAAGAAACGGCGATGGCACGACGACAGTGGCGGCCTTGCGCGGGCCTTCAAATACAGCGGCCGGAGGACCGGTTCTAGTGAGACCCACCTCACTTCAGCCACCAGAAAAAGAGCCTGTGAACTTTCAGATCAATCTGATTGGGGCCCCACCAGAGGTGGAACAGCTGATAGAACACATCAAATCTGTCGCCGAGCAGTTTCTGTATCATTGGAAAACGTTCCCGATCA ACTTACCAACTCCTCTTTCAAGCAGTCCTGGGGGAGGTTTTGGTAATGGTGGTAATGCAGCTGCACCAGGCGGAGGACAGAGCGTAACCTCCCTATCGGTAGCAGGAAGCGGTGGAGGAAGCAATGCGAACATACACAGTACAGTCGTGAGCAGCGTAAATCGGAAGACTCGTCCAATCAATCTGCGCGATTTATTTATCGCACCTCCGTTCGACGAGCTGGACGCAGTTGCTGCCGATGGCACAGGAGAACCGCGTTTGCTGACCAATGCCCAGTTGCGATCGTTGCGTGAGCGTGG AGAGTTTGAGGTACCGAGTTTGAACTTTCCGGGACAAGTACATCGCTGGCGATTGTCACAGTTTCTGCAGAAAGGATCCGAAAGGACAAGGGACTCGCTGCTTAGTGATCTGGCACTATCCGCTCGCTTCATCGTTATCACTGCCAAAGAACGCCTAACCGGTCACTTTTTCTCTGTTGCCCATGCCTTTCGAGCACTGCTGCAGGGATTGATTAAGCTGGTGGACATGATTGTCG GTGTTCCCTCATTGCTAGCGCATAATTTAGATAACAAAATTAAAGAAGAGCGTTGTCGGTTTTTGGTAGCAGAACTAGTTTGTAGG AACGAATATGAAGACTGCCTAGATTCGCTATGTAGCTATGTGCGCCACCAACTACGCCGAGCCACCATGGAAAAGTTCGACGTGAACTGCAACCAAGCGCAACCGATTCCTTATCTATACGTGACACCCAAAGGACAGGACATCGATTTGCGTCTCTTCTCTAAGGACACAATGCGTCGGGCTCTACCGATACTTGTTGGTATTCTGGAGAAGGAAACACGCGGCTGGTTTTTACACTTTCGTGAAAGGTTGATAGCCGAACTGCGCGAACGAAAAATGACGGACGCCGAAATTGAGGAAGAAGTAAACGATGCCGTAATGAAGGAGTACCTGCAGCGCGTCTATACATCTATCCTGTCCAATGTCGAACTCGCCGAACTGGGGGAGAACATACCGCAGTTGCTCGTGCAGCAGGCACAATCAGTGGTCATCATGCACAA AGCGGTAGACAAAATACAGAAGGAGCTGAAAAAATCGCGTGAAGAAATGGAGAAAACGTTACAAGAGCAGCATCCCGTACTGTCCCGCGTGTATCCGTGGCTGCGCGCTAAGCTGAACGCCGGTGAGCAGGCAAAGCTGTCGAAAATTACCTGGGGAGCGCACGAGGAGGCACTGCGGGCTGCGCAGCGTCTCAATCTGCACCAGACGGTATATTTTCTGAATCGCGACCTAGCGTTCATGAAAGAG CGGGAACCCGTCTTGCTGAAGGAATTAAAAAATGCGAAAACACCAACGCGTAACTTCCAGTGGGCTTGTCGTATCTGGTCACCTAAATCATGGATTATTCGGCGCAGTTTCCAAGGCCATTCGGAAGTAATACCGACGGTCATCTGCCAGCAGGCTACCTCGATCGTTACACCACGCTCAGATCCGAGTCAGCCCGTCTTTTTGGTCGAAAAGGAGCTGATCCGTTCTACGAGTACACGTTGGCCGATGTGGCGCTTGCTGAACCTGTTCCAACGCACCTGGACCTGGACCTGGAACATAATGTTCTTGCTCGGTGTCATCGTGCCCTGGTGCAGTCCACTCGGTTTGCGTGCCCTGTTCTGTAAGAAACCATTCATGGCCGATCTAGAGCTGTCGCAAGTGAATGGCACACTTTTCCCGCGCAAAACCAGTATCACGCAGACGATGTTTTCGCGACTGATGGAACTGTGGCGTCACATCTCCAAGGCTCGGACACATTTCGAGACGGAGCCGGACACAGGATTCATAGGAAAGGGCATGACGCGCCATTTGAACCGATTGTACAACTACTTCGTGAAAGGATTTCTGGGCACACTGGTCATTTTGGTGCTGTTCCCTCTGCTATGTTTCGCCGTCAGCGCATCCAGTCTGGCACTAGCCGTCACAGCCCCGCTCTGGATGCCATTCATTACGGTCACGTTGCATCTTTACATGATGCTGATCTACGATCTTGACTGTCCGGACGAGAGCCGACGCAATCGATACTGTATCTTCCTCGAAGCGGTTGGATGGAACATTGGCATTCAGGGTTTGCTTCAACCGTTGGCAGCCGTACTGGTAGCGTCTGTAATTTGTCCTTTAATAGCGGTGTTGGTATTCTTCGTCGGTAttgtacggtactgggtgcgTCTATTTTGGGATGCCGCTACATTCCATTTGTTTATCAAAAAGTGTGGGCGGGTGCCTGCTAGCGATAGCTTTGCCGTCCGCCGGATAGCAGGGCCTGGCTTAGCGCTGGATTACTATTTTTCGATCAAGCCAGAACAAGCGCTGGCAGCGTTCGAAGCCAAGATGGAGCTGGATGAGCTACAG GCATATCAACACTCCATGGAAACTATAATTTGCCAGCCGCAAAAGGACTTTAGCCAATTTGTGGAAGCCTGCTTTGGACCGTTTTCAGCACAGCTTTCCAAAAGTGTTGGTCCATACCGTCAGCTAGAGCGCGAAGGTCAAGACCTGATGACATCGCTCCACGAGAAGCTTGAGAAGAGGCGGCGGGATTTGCAAACGGGCCTAACGACTGCGGTAAAATCACGCATCAAGCTGAACACGATGGAATTAAAAATTGTTATTCAGCAGTCAGCATATATGCTGGAAAAATTCTACCCATCGCACGTGATTGCTCGCCTGTCCATCAGCGAGGAAGAGTTCTGGGATGCGAAGGGTCTGTCGGTGGGCGATTGGGCTGGATTGGCGGGTATGCTGTACGCGGACATATTTAGCCTAGATTTTTTGACCCCACTTTCCGATACCGATACACAGTTCAAGCTAGAACCACACGCACAGTTAGATTTGCATCGGTATAACGAGATGGTACAAAACACCAGCGATATAATGGGCATTAATGGGCCGGATCTGCTGGGCAATGTGTATGCCCCGCGTGGAAACATTCAAGTCCATTCGCCATACTTGGAGGTGTCCGCGTTCAACCCACGATCGCGCGTAATGATCAATTCACGGCGAGCGGAAAAGCGCAA CGATACGACATCATCTGGGCTGACAACGCCACGAGTTCGAGCACGTCGCTCACCAATGCCGTCGCCGAAACAGAAAACTCAAAGCTGGAAACCTTGGAAGCGAAAACAGCAACCGAAGCATGCCGCCGACAAGATGTTGATTCCGCTGCCCATTCCGCACCCCGTGCATATTGCCATATCAATCTACAATCGTGACTCGGACCAACCGATCCCGATCGAGTCGGAACTTTGTTGGGAGATACTGCGCTCGATCGAGGAGTGTCAGGGAGACCAAGAAGCGATCGAGCGCTTCCGTGAACTGGGCGATCGGATCGAcggtcaccatcatcatcatcattcgcaTCCGAACCGTTCGGTCGGTTTGAGTGTGGACGGGCTGGCCGCTATCGATAGCAGTATCGATTCTCTAGACTCCCAGAACTCGTCCAACTCGGGGACCAAGGATAGCATGGATATGATAGCGGGTGCGACGGAAACGTTACCATGTACTAACCGCGAGGTGACGATCATGATGCCCTCTCAAGTGCTCGGAgtagatgacgatgatgacgttAACGTGGAAGGCAATGGTCGCGGACGTAGTGACGGTGGTGCCGGCGAGATGAATCAACACGGCACCACCAATACAACGGTGGTCATAATGCCATCGGCAAACGGTTCCGGCAGCGTGACGACGGCAACAGTCGCTACCGGTGGTGCCGGTGCCGGCGGAGCTATAACACCGTCATCTGTCACCGCCGCCCCGACACACTTCCACTGGACCCTGCGCAATTGGGGTGGTGGAAATGGGGGGCAGTCGGGAGCGCAAGGCAATCGTCGACGGAATACTAGCTACACGTATAGCAGTGCTACCACCACTAGTGGTGGCGCAGGCCAGCTGAATAGTGGCAGCGCCACCAACTCGGCCAACGATAGTCAGCTGGACCAAATCCGTGTCGATCTAGCCAGTCCGGAAGACATTTCGCTTGATACCGATAGTTCACGGGCGATGTTTACTGCTGCGTATGGTACATCTGTTTGA
- the LOC120895988 gene encoding uncharacterized protein LOC120895988 isoform X1 → MVLDTVRNGDGTTTVAALRGPSNTAAGGPVLVRPTSLQPPEKEPVNFQINLIGAPPEVEQLIEHIKSVAEQFLYHWKTFPINLPTPLSSSPGGGFGNGGNAAAPGGGQSVTSLSVAGSGGGSNANIHSTVVSSVNRKTRPINLRDLFIAPPFDELDAVAADGTGEPRLLTNAQLRSLRERGLQKDKFGKPKKLNCEQLETIQLTGEFEVPSLNFPGQVHRWRLSQFLQKGSERTRDSLLSDLALSARFIVITAKERLTGHFFSVAHAFRALLQGLIKLVDMIVGVPSLLAHNLDNKIKEERCRFLVAELVCRNEYEDCLDSLCSYVRHQLRRATMEKFDVNCNQAQPIPYLYVTPKGQDIDLRLFSKDTMRRALPILVGILEKETRGWFLHFRERLIAELRERKMTDAEIEEEVNDAVMKEYLQRVYTSILSNVELAELGENIPQLLVQQAQSVVIMHKAVDKIQKELKKSREEMEKTLQEQHPVLSRVYPWLRAKLNAGEQAKLSKITWGAHEEALRAAQRLNLHQTVYFLNRDLAFMKEREPVLLKELKNAKTPTRNFQWACRIWSPKSWIIRRSFQGHSEVIPTVICQQATSIVTPRSDPSQPVFLVEKELIRSTSTRWPMWRLLNLFQRTWTWTWNIMFLLGVIVPWCSPLGLRALFCKKPFMADLELSQVNGTLFPRKTSITQTMFSRLMELWRHISKARTHFETEPDTGFIGKGMTRHLNRLYNYFVKGFLGTLVILVLFPLLCFAVSASSLALAVTAPLWMPFITVTLHLYMMLIYDLDCPDESRRNRYCIFLEAVGWNIGIQGLLQPLAAVLVASVICPLIAVLVFFVGIVRYWVRLFWDAATFHLFIKKCGRVPASDSFAVRRIAGPGLALDYYFSIKPEQALAAFEAKMELDELQAYQHSMETIICQPQKDFSQFVEACFGPFSAQLSKSVGPYRQLEREGQDLMTSLHEKLEKRRRDLQTGLTTAVKSRIKLNTMELKIVIQQSAYMLEKFYPSHVIARLSISEEEFWDAKGLSVGDWAGLAGMLYADIFSLDFLTPLSDTDTQFKLEPHAQLDLHRYNEMVQNTSDIMGINGPDLLGNVYAPRGNIQVHSPYLEVSAFNPRSRVMINSRRAEKRNDTTSSGLTTPRVRARRSPMPSPKQKTQSWKPWKRKQQPKHAADKMLIPLPIPHPVHIAISIYNRDSDQPIPIESELCWEILRSIEECQGDQEAIERFRELGDRIDGHHHHHHSHPNRSVGLSVDGLAAIDSSIDSLDSQNSSNSGTKDSMDMIAGATETLPCTNREVTIMMPSQVLGVDDDDDVNVEGNGRGRSDGGAGEMNQHGTTNTTVVIMPSANGSGSVTTATVATGGAGAGGAITPSSVTAAPTHFHWTLRNWGGGNGGQSGAQGNRRRNTSYTYSSATTTSGGAGQLNSGSATNSANDSQLDQIRVDLASPEDISLDTDSSRAMFTAAYGTSV, encoded by the exons ATGGTCCTCGATACGGTAAGAAACGGCGATGGCACGACGACAGTGGCGGCCTTGCGCGGGCCTTCAAATACAGCGGCCGGAGGACCGGTTCTAGTGAGACCCACCTCACTTCAGCCACCAGAAAAAGAGCCTGTGAACTTTCAGATCAATCTGATTGGGGCCCCACCAGAGGTGGAACAGCTGATAGAACACATCAAATCTGTCGCCGAGCAGTTTCTGTATCATTGGAAAACGTTCCCGATCA ACTTACCAACTCCTCTTTCAAGCAGTCCTGGGGGAGGTTTTGGTAATGGTGGTAATGCAGCTGCACCAGGCGGAGGACAGAGCGTAACCTCCCTATCGGTAGCAGGAAGCGGTGGAGGAAGCAATGCGAACATACACAGTACAGTCGTGAGCAGCGTAAATCGGAAGACTCGTCCAATCAATCTGCGCGATTTATTTATCGCACCTCCGTTCGACGAGCTGGACGCAGTTGCTGCCGATGGCACAGGAGAACCGCGTTTGCTGACCAATGCCCAGTTGCGATCGTTGCGTGAGCGTGG CTTGCAAAAGgacaaatttggaaaaccgaAGAAATTGAATTGCGAACAATTGGAAACGATACAGTTAACTGG AGAGTTTGAGGTACCGAGTTTGAACTTTCCGGGACAAGTACATCGCTGGCGATTGTCACAGTTTCTGCAGAAAGGATCCGAAAGGACAAGGGACTCGCTGCTTAGTGATCTGGCACTATCCGCTCGCTTCATCGTTATCACTGCCAAAGAACGCCTAACCGGTCACTTTTTCTCTGTTGCCCATGCCTTTCGAGCACTGCTGCAGGGATTGATTAAGCTGGTGGACATGATTGTCG GTGTTCCCTCATTGCTAGCGCATAATTTAGATAACAAAATTAAAGAAGAGCGTTGTCGGTTTTTGGTAGCAGAACTAGTTTGTAGG AACGAATATGAAGACTGCCTAGATTCGCTATGTAGCTATGTGCGCCACCAACTACGCCGAGCCACCATGGAAAAGTTCGACGTGAACTGCAACCAAGCGCAACCGATTCCTTATCTATACGTGACACCCAAAGGACAGGACATCGATTTGCGTCTCTTCTCTAAGGACACAATGCGTCGGGCTCTACCGATACTTGTTGGTATTCTGGAGAAGGAAACACGCGGCTGGTTTTTACACTTTCGTGAAAGGTTGATAGCCGAACTGCGCGAACGAAAAATGACGGACGCCGAAATTGAGGAAGAAGTAAACGATGCCGTAATGAAGGAGTACCTGCAGCGCGTCTATACATCTATCCTGTCCAATGTCGAACTCGCCGAACTGGGGGAGAACATACCGCAGTTGCTCGTGCAGCAGGCACAATCAGTGGTCATCATGCACAA AGCGGTAGACAAAATACAGAAGGAGCTGAAAAAATCGCGTGAAGAAATGGAGAAAACGTTACAAGAGCAGCATCCCGTACTGTCCCGCGTGTATCCGTGGCTGCGCGCTAAGCTGAACGCCGGTGAGCAGGCAAAGCTGTCGAAAATTACCTGGGGAGCGCACGAGGAGGCACTGCGGGCTGCGCAGCGTCTCAATCTGCACCAGACGGTATATTTTCTGAATCGCGACCTAGCGTTCATGAAAGAG CGGGAACCCGTCTTGCTGAAGGAATTAAAAAATGCGAAAACACCAACGCGTAACTTCCAGTGGGCTTGTCGTATCTGGTCACCTAAATCATGGATTATTCGGCGCAGTTTCCAAGGCCATTCGGAAGTAATACCGACGGTCATCTGCCAGCAGGCTACCTCGATCGTTACACCACGCTCAGATCCGAGTCAGCCCGTCTTTTTGGTCGAAAAGGAGCTGATCCGTTCTACGAGTACACGTTGGCCGATGTGGCGCTTGCTGAACCTGTTCCAACGCACCTGGACCTGGACCTGGAACATAATGTTCTTGCTCGGTGTCATCGTGCCCTGGTGCAGTCCACTCGGTTTGCGTGCCCTGTTCTGTAAGAAACCATTCATGGCCGATCTAGAGCTGTCGCAAGTGAATGGCACACTTTTCCCGCGCAAAACCAGTATCACGCAGACGATGTTTTCGCGACTGATGGAACTGTGGCGTCACATCTCCAAGGCTCGGACACATTTCGAGACGGAGCCGGACACAGGATTCATAGGAAAGGGCATGACGCGCCATTTGAACCGATTGTACAACTACTTCGTGAAAGGATTTCTGGGCACACTGGTCATTTTGGTGCTGTTCCCTCTGCTATGTTTCGCCGTCAGCGCATCCAGTCTGGCACTAGCCGTCACAGCCCCGCTCTGGATGCCATTCATTACGGTCACGTTGCATCTTTACATGATGCTGATCTACGATCTTGACTGTCCGGACGAGAGCCGACGCAATCGATACTGTATCTTCCTCGAAGCGGTTGGATGGAACATTGGCATTCAGGGTTTGCTTCAACCGTTGGCAGCCGTACTGGTAGCGTCTGTAATTTGTCCTTTAATAGCGGTGTTGGTATTCTTCGTCGGTAttgtacggtactgggtgcgTCTATTTTGGGATGCCGCTACATTCCATTTGTTTATCAAAAAGTGTGGGCGGGTGCCTGCTAGCGATAGCTTTGCCGTCCGCCGGATAGCAGGGCCTGGCTTAGCGCTGGATTACTATTTTTCGATCAAGCCAGAACAAGCGCTGGCAGCGTTCGAAGCCAAGATGGAGCTGGATGAGCTACAG GCATATCAACACTCCATGGAAACTATAATTTGCCAGCCGCAAAAGGACTTTAGCCAATTTGTGGAAGCCTGCTTTGGACCGTTTTCAGCACAGCTTTCCAAAAGTGTTGGTCCATACCGTCAGCTAGAGCGCGAAGGTCAAGACCTGATGACATCGCTCCACGAGAAGCTTGAGAAGAGGCGGCGGGATTTGCAAACGGGCCTAACGACTGCGGTAAAATCACGCATCAAGCTGAACACGATGGAATTAAAAATTGTTATTCAGCAGTCAGCATATATGCTGGAAAAATTCTACCCATCGCACGTGATTGCTCGCCTGTCCATCAGCGAGGAAGAGTTCTGGGATGCGAAGGGTCTGTCGGTGGGCGATTGGGCTGGATTGGCGGGTATGCTGTACGCGGACATATTTAGCCTAGATTTTTTGACCCCACTTTCCGATACCGATACACAGTTCAAGCTAGAACCACACGCACAGTTAGATTTGCATCGGTATAACGAGATGGTACAAAACACCAGCGATATAATGGGCATTAATGGGCCGGATCTGCTGGGCAATGTGTATGCCCCGCGTGGAAACATTCAAGTCCATTCGCCATACTTGGAGGTGTCCGCGTTCAACCCACGATCGCGCGTAATGATCAATTCACGGCGAGCGGAAAAGCGCAA CGATACGACATCATCTGGGCTGACAACGCCACGAGTTCGAGCACGTCGCTCACCAATGCCGTCGCCGAAACAGAAAACTCAAAGCTGGAAACCTTGGAAGCGAAAACAGCAACCGAAGCATGCCGCCGACAAGATGTTGATTCCGCTGCCCATTCCGCACCCCGTGCATATTGCCATATCAATCTACAATCGTGACTCGGACCAACCGATCCCGATCGAGTCGGAACTTTGTTGGGAGATACTGCGCTCGATCGAGGAGTGTCAGGGAGACCAAGAAGCGATCGAGCGCTTCCGTGAACTGGGCGATCGGATCGAcggtcaccatcatcatcatcattcgcaTCCGAACCGTTCGGTCGGTTTGAGTGTGGACGGGCTGGCCGCTATCGATAGCAGTATCGATTCTCTAGACTCCCAGAACTCGTCCAACTCGGGGACCAAGGATAGCATGGATATGATAGCGGGTGCGACGGAAACGTTACCATGTACTAACCGCGAGGTGACGATCATGATGCCCTCTCAAGTGCTCGGAgtagatgacgatgatgacgttAACGTGGAAGGCAATGGTCGCGGACGTAGTGACGGTGGTGCCGGCGAGATGAATCAACACGGCACCACCAATACAACGGTGGTCATAATGCCATCGGCAAACGGTTCCGGCAGCGTGACGACGGCAACAGTCGCTACCGGTGGTGCCGGTGCCGGCGGAGCTATAACACCGTCATCTGTCACCGCCGCCCCGACACACTTCCACTGGACCCTGCGCAATTGGGGTGGTGGAAATGGGGGGCAGTCGGGAGCGCAAGGCAATCGTCGACGGAATACTAGCTACACGTATAGCAGTGCTACCACCACTAGTGGTGGCGCAGGCCAGCTGAATAGTGGCAGCGCCACCAACTCGGCCAACGATAGTCAGCTGGACCAAATCCGTGTCGATCTAGCCAGTCCGGAAGACATTTCGCTTGATACCGATAGTTCACGGGCGATGTTTACTGCTGCGTATGGTACATCTGTTTGA